The Rhinoderma darwinii isolate aRhiDar2 chromosome 8, aRhiDar2.hap1, whole genome shotgun sequence genome has a window encoding:
- the TMEM255A gene encoding transmembrane protein 255A isoform X2, which yields MLTQQTSQRTEIPAADSTGSFNRRRRNSIFVTVTLFLVSILILTLGLAATTRTENVTVGGYYPGVILVASIVFISFGVIAAFCCAIVDGVFAARHLDLRPVYAGKCRYFTSADDATDTREVTCHISTRSSCPLKIKSNTCYCCELYNCGRAGISGLYYEYIDVKSCQDVIHLYHLLWSVTILNIVGLFLGIITAAILGGFKDMNPTIPAISCIVATPRPTVQYNTRPPVPSYNTYYHSTPHLPPYTAYDLQHSNVFPASTPSGLSDDPNSTSQSGPSFMWPSTAPPRYSPPYFPPDEKPPPYTP from the exons GGTCTTTTAATAGAAGACGACGAAATTCCATATTTGTTACTGTGACACTTTTCCTGGTATCCATATTAATTTTAACTTTGGGTCTGGCTGCAACCACCAGAACTGAAAATGTCACCGTGGGAGGCTACTATCCTGGTGTAATA CTTGTTGCATCAATAGTTTTTATCAGTTTTGGGGTGATTGCGGCTTTCTGCTGTGCAATCGTAGATGGTGTGTTTGCTGCAAGACATCTA GATCTCCGACCAGTCTATGCAGGCAAATGTCGATACTTTACCTCTGCAGATGATGCTACTGACACTAGAGAG GTGACTTGCCATATTTCAACACGGAGCTCATGTCCTCTGAAGATTAAGAGCAACACATGCTACTGTTGTGAGCTTTATAACTGTGGAAG GGCTGGAATTTCAGGCCTGTACTATGAATATATTGATGTTAAAAGCTGCCAAGATGTTATACATCTATACCACTTACTTTGGTCGGTAACTATACTGAACATTGTGGGGCTGTTCCTGGGGATTATAACTGCTGCAATACTGGGTGGATTCAAAGATATG AATCCTACTATTCCTGCCATTAGTTGTATTGTGGCGACCCCGCGCCCTACTGTACAATACAACACCAGACCACCAGTGCCGTCTTATAATACCTACTATCACAGCACTCCACATCTGCCACCTTACACTGCCTATGACTTACAG CATTCCAATGTCTTTCCTGCTTCTACACCTTCTGGCTTATCAGATGATCCCAACTCAACCTCTCAGTCTGGTCCCAGTTTCATGTGGCCATCCACTGCTCCCCCTCGATACTCTCCACCTTATTTCCCACCAGATGAAAAGCCTCCACCTTACACACCATGA
- the TMEM255A gene encoding transmembrane protein 255A isoform X1, giving the protein MLTQQTSQRTEIPAADSTGSFNRRRRNSIFVTVTLFLVSILILTLGLAATTRTENVTVGGYYPGVILGFGSILGIIGSNLIENKRQMLVASIVFISFGVIAAFCCAIVDGVFAARHLDLRPVYAGKCRYFTSADDATDTREVTCHISTRSSCPLKIKSNTCYCCELYNCGRAGISGLYYEYIDVKSCQDVIHLYHLLWSVTILNIVGLFLGIITAAILGGFKDMNPTIPAISCIVATPRPTVQYNTRPPVPSYNTYYHSTPHLPPYTAYDLQHSNVFPASTPSGLSDDPNSTSQSGPSFMWPSTAPPRYSPPYFPPDEKPPPYTP; this is encoded by the exons GGTCTTTTAATAGAAGACGACGAAATTCCATATTTGTTACTGTGACACTTTTCCTGGTATCCATATTAATTTTAACTTTGGGTCTGGCTGCAACCACCAGAACTGAAAATGTCACCGTGGGAGGCTACTATCCTGGTGTAATA cttGGATTTGGATCCATACTTGGAATAATTGGATCCAATTTAATAGAGAATAAAAGACAAATG CTTGTTGCATCAATAGTTTTTATCAGTTTTGGGGTGATTGCGGCTTTCTGCTGTGCAATCGTAGATGGTGTGTTTGCTGCAAGACATCTA GATCTCCGACCAGTCTATGCAGGCAAATGTCGATACTTTACCTCTGCAGATGATGCTACTGACACTAGAGAG GTGACTTGCCATATTTCAACACGGAGCTCATGTCCTCTGAAGATTAAGAGCAACACATGCTACTGTTGTGAGCTTTATAACTGTGGAAG GGCTGGAATTTCAGGCCTGTACTATGAATATATTGATGTTAAAAGCTGCCAAGATGTTATACATCTATACCACTTACTTTGGTCGGTAACTATACTGAACATTGTGGGGCTGTTCCTGGGGATTATAACTGCTGCAATACTGGGTGGATTCAAAGATATG AATCCTACTATTCCTGCCATTAGTTGTATTGTGGCGACCCCGCGCCCTACTGTACAATACAACACCAGACCACCAGTGCCGTCTTATAATACCTACTATCACAGCACTCCACATCTGCCACCTTACACTGCCTATGACTTACAG CATTCCAATGTCTTTCCTGCTTCTACACCTTCTGGCTTATCAGATGATCCCAACTCAACCTCTCAGTCTGGTCCCAGTTTCATGTGGCCATCCACTGCTCCCCCTCGATACTCTCCACCTTATTTCCCACCAGATGAAAAGCCTCCACCTTACACACCATGA